One Ignavibacterium sp. DNA segment encodes these proteins:
- a CDS encoding NAD(P)/FAD-dependent oxidoreductase: protein MEKYQIVIADNGEPALVCTLSARSTYSDKSIAIIKTDKRNTIIEEILTPVTGTFNNMFNIFYDDIASRDKNKIVLTSGRIIEFEKLVLASGSRAIEPPIEGINKSGVILINKDVELIRKTKKEAVCAENIVVYGGGYIGVELCDELLRLGKRVTIIEKSTRLMPSSFDAEISYKIKEVIENLGGRVILDSKIRQVIGLDSVTGVKLNSDVVVDCDFLMICAGSRPNVDMAEKLGIIYDKDRGILIDEYFRTSDKNIYAVGDCAAKHDFFASDLSNVLTYSSKLEEAKLLGANLYSIIFNRGKMISYLSEKTDIKSKILNELKNLEITDASETYLHLSKL from the coding sequence ATGGAAAAATATCAAATAGTAATAGCCGATAATGGTGAACCTGCCTTAGTCTGTACCTTATCTGCCAGAAGTACTTATAGCGATAAAAGTATTGCGATTATAAAAACCGATAAAAGAAATACTATCATTGAGGAAATACTGACTCCTGTTACAGGTACTTTTAATAATATGTTCAATATCTTTTATGATGATATTGCCTCCAGAGATAAAAATAAAATTGTTTTAACAAGCGGCAGAATTATAGAATTTGAAAAGCTTGTTCTTGCCAGCGGCTCACGTGCTATTGAACCACCAATTGAAGGAATAAACAAATCTGGTGTAATTCTTATAAATAAAGATGTTGAACTGATCAGAAAGACAAAAAAGGAAGCTGTTTGTGCTGAAAACATTGTTGTATATGGCGGGGGCTATATCGGTGTAGAGCTTTGCGATGAATTACTCAGGCTGGGGAAAAGAGTAACTATTATAGAAAAATCAACACGGTTAATGCCGTCTTCTTTTGATGCCGAAATAAGTTATAAGATAAAAGAAGTGATCGAAAATCTTGGCGGCCGTGTTATTCTTGATTCCAAGATCAGGCAGGTTATCGGTCTTGATTCTGTAACAGGTGTTAAGCTAAACTCAGATGTGGTAGTAGATTGTGATTTTCTAATGATCTGTGCAGGCTCAAGACCAAATGTAGATATGGCTGAAAAGCTTGGAATTATTTACGATAAAGACAGAGGGATTCTTATTGATGAGTACTTTAGGACATCCGACAAAAATATTTACGCAGTGGGTGATTGTGCTGCAAAACATGATTTTTTTGCCAGTGACCTTTCAAATGTTTTAACCTATTCTTCCAAATTAGAAGAAGCAAAATTACTTGGAGCTAATTTATATTCAATAATTTTTAACCGTGGAAAAATGATCAGCTATCTTTCTGAAAAGACGGATATAAAATCAAAAATCTTAAACGAACTTAAAAATTTGGAGATAACCGATGCCTCAGAAACTTATTTACATTTGTCAAAATTGTAA
- a CDS encoding cytidine/deoxycytidylate deaminase family protein: MANKNRPSWDEYFLKLAMLASERASCPRMHCGCVLVKERFVLATGYNGSLPGQPHCEDVGCLIVDNHCVRTNHAEINALVQATRHGVNVFGATAYITNMSCTTCAKALIAAGIKRVVVFSDFHDTLATQFYSDAGVEIVKMDMPDTQINYDLLNYSSAKKTEKSL; encoded by the coding sequence ATGGCAAATAAAAACAGACCCTCCTGGGATGAATACTTTTTAAAACTTGCAATGCTTGCTTCTGAAAGGGCTAGCTGCCCAAGAATGCACTGCGGATGCGTACTTGTTAAAGAAAGATTTGTTCTTGCAACCGGCTACAATGGCTCGCTGCCCGGTCAACCGCACTGCGAAGATGTTGGATGCTTAATCGTTGATAATCATTGTGTGCGGACAAATCATGCTGAAATAAATGCTCTGGTGCAGGCAACACGACATGGAGTCAATGTTTTTGGAGCAACTGCTTATATAACAAATATGTCCTGTACCACCTGTGCAAAAGCACTAATAGCTGCGGGAATAAAACGTGTTGTGGTGTTTTCAGATTTTCATGATACTCTTGCAACACAATTTTATTCGGATGCTGGTGTTGAAATTGTTAAAATGGATATGCCAGATACACAGATTAATTATGATCTGCTAAACTATTCATCTGCAAAGAAAACTGAAAAATCTTTGTAA
- a CDS encoding MFS transporter — protein sequence MTEQQAKKSVFKSFSLNYWIVILMEFFERGSYYGMMSILSVYMTDQLEYTKESVGVIKSVIQPMLYILPILSGAIGDRFGYKRVLTFAFIFLGLGYFLTSQTTEYAMVFGSLIIMAIGAGAFKPMISGTIARETNESNSTLGFGIFYWSINLGAFLFPLILVPYIKNTFGWQYVMVASAIGTAAMLIPTFFIYKEPKRPESAKTLAEVLKGAVLVLTDFRFIGLIVIYSGFWILYFQMFDSVLWYVQKYVDATSLNNFVNGLFNGMGVSLNWKFDVEHVTVINAGTIILLQIIVSNIVKNTKALPTMITGIAMGTAGMAILAINTNIWIFMLGITIFSIGEMTAHPKFISYVGLIAPEDKKALYLGYSFLYGVLGSFIGGILGANLYVHFVDKLNQPATLWIVFSMIGVVTIIGLLLYNKFVSHHRTAQSS from the coding sequence ATGACTGAACAACAAGCTAAAAAATCTGTATTCAAATCTTTCTCTCTCAATTACTGGATAGTAATATTAATGGAATTCTTTGAACGCGGTTCATATTACGGAATGATGAGTATTCTTTCTGTTTATATGACTGATCAATTAGAATACACTAAGGAAAGTGTTGGAGTGATAAAAAGCGTTATTCAACCGATGTTATATATCCTCCCTATTCTATCCGGCGCGATAGGAGACAGATTCGGTTATAAACGTGTACTGACATTTGCATTTATTTTTCTTGGTCTTGGATATTTTCTTACCAGCCAGACAACAGAGTATGCAATGGTCTTTGGAAGTTTAATTATTATGGCTATCGGCGCTGGTGCTTTTAAACCTATGATATCCGGAACCATTGCACGCGAAACCAATGAAAGCAACAGCACGCTTGGTTTTGGAATTTTTTATTGGTCAATAAATCTTGGAGCATTTTTATTTCCGCTGATTCTTGTTCCATATATTAAAAATACTTTTGGCTGGCAGTATGTAATGGTTGCATCTGCTATTGGAACTGCTGCAATGTTAATTCCTACCTTTTTTATCTACAAAGAACCAAAAAGACCAGAAAGTGCAAAAACTCTTGCCGAAGTTTTAAAGGGAGCGGTATTAGTTCTGACTGATTTCAGATTTATCGGACTGATTGTAATTTACTCAGGTTTTTGGATTCTATACTTCCAGATGTTTGATTCTGTTTTATGGTATGTACAAAAATATGTTGATGCAACATCTCTTAACAATTTTGTTAACGGATTGTTTAACGGAATGGGAGTAAGTCTAAACTGGAAATTTGATGTTGAGCATGTTACGGTAATTAACGCTGGAACAATAATTCTGCTTCAGATAATTGTTTCAAATATAGTAAAGAATACAAAAGCGCTGCCTACTATGATTACAGGGATTGCAATGGGCACTGCAGGTATGGCAATACTTGCTATCAATACCAATATCTGGATTTTTATGCTTGGCATTACAATTTTCTCAATTGGTGAAATGACAGCTCATCCAAAGTTTATAAGCTATGTTGGTCTTATCGCACCCGAAGATAAAAAAGCTCTATACCTGGGATACTCATTTTTGTATGGAGTTTTAGGAAGCTTTATCGGCGGAATACTTGGTGCAAATCTTTATGTCCATTTTGTTGATAAGCTTAATCAACCAGCAACACTGTGGATAGTTTTCAGTATGATTGGCGTAGTTACAATTATCGGATTACTATTGTACAATAAATTTGTGAGCCATCATAGAACAGCACAAAGCTCATAA